The following proteins are encoded in a genomic region of Sorangiineae bacterium MSr12523:
- a CDS encoding AI-2E family transporter, whose product MASGALKWLTLLLVAGAAWAFYPLWPALLLALWVATMARSLLARVAKVTGGRRRAAAALTVLLVLALFLPVVFAVVPLAHDAVSLVGKLSRSEGAQTALRSLVSDGGGDAESPVRTPGELFSQVKSLQGAVDLVREHGAAAMRIAGNLAGALANALLLLFLFFYATYTFLTDGPDLYAWFESHAPWKREHTQRLAAAFNETGRGLFVGVGLAGLSQGLVATITYFALGIPRALVLGLLTCVASLLPSVGTALVWAPVALGLALSGRTGAAVIMTVVGVVVVGSIDNLLRPVFARYGELDLSTFVLLLSIFGGLAAFGGWGVVLGPLLVRLAKEALVILREDA is encoded by the coding sequence ATGGCCTCGGGCGCCCTCAAATGGCTGACTCTTCTACTGGTGGCGGGCGCGGCATGGGCGTTTTATCCGCTGTGGCCGGCGCTTCTGCTCGCGCTCTGGGTGGCGACCATGGCGCGTTCGCTTCTCGCGCGCGTGGCGAAGGTCACGGGCGGACGAAGGCGCGCGGCGGCGGCGCTCACGGTCTTGCTGGTGCTCGCGCTGTTTCTCCCGGTGGTCTTTGCCGTCGTTCCGCTCGCGCACGATGCCGTCTCGCTCGTGGGAAAGCTCTCTCGGTCCGAAGGGGCGCAAACCGCACTGCGCTCTTTGGTATCGGACGGCGGCGGCGATGCCGAGAGCCCGGTGCGAACGCCCGGTGAGCTGTTTTCCCAAGTCAAATCGCTGCAGGGCGCCGTCGATCTCGTGCGCGAGCACGGTGCGGCGGCCATGCGCATCGCAGGAAACCTCGCGGGTGCGCTCGCCAATGCGCTGCTGCTGCTGTTTCTCTTCTTCTATGCAACCTACACGTTCTTGACCGACGGGCCCGATCTCTACGCATGGTTCGAGTCGCACGCGCCGTGGAAGCGTGAGCATACGCAGCGGCTGGCGGCCGCGTTCAACGAGACGGGGCGTGGCTTGTTCGTCGGCGTGGGGCTCGCCGGGCTTTCGCAGGGCCTGGTCGCCACCATTACGTATTTCGCATTGGGGATCCCGCGCGCGCTGGTGCTGGGCCTTTTGACGTGCGTGGCGTCGCTGCTGCCGTCGGTGGGTACCGCGCTCGTATGGGCACCGGTGGCCTTGGGCCTCGCGCTGAGTGGACGAACCGGGGCGGCCGTCATCATGACGGTGGTGGGCGTGGTCGTCGTCGGTTCGATCGACAACTTGCTCCGCCCGGTCTTCGCGCGTTACGGCGAGCTCGATCTCTCCACGTTCGTGTTGCTCCTGTCCATCTTCGGTGGACTGGCCGCGTTCGGAGGCTGGGGCGTCGTCCTCGGGCCGCTGCTCGTGCGGCTCGCCAAGGAGGCCTTGGTCATTCTGCGTGAGGATGCATGA